In the Devosia sp. SL43 genome, one interval contains:
- a CDS encoding ABC transporter ATP-binding protein: MSDLKLTAVRKSYGNVEVIKGVDLAIKAKEFVVFVGPSGCGKSTLLRMIAGLEQITGGDLEIGGQRMNDVDPSKRGIAMVFQTYALYPHMTVRENMGFALRFAGVAKDQIAKQVDVAAGILALGPLLDRYPKQLSGGQRQRVAIGRAIVRNPQVFLFDEPLSNLDAELRVHMRIEIARLHKELQTTIIYVTHDQVEAMTLADTIVVMRDGIIEQVGRPLDLYDDPANQFVAGFIGSPQMNFLQATVVETTAGGVTIELTNHGKARITLPVAGGAVGDRVTLGVRAEHFGEAGTGGTDIALSIDVAEHLGSTSYLYANGGGESLVVEREELRHEIGKENITVSISPKQAYLFDSKGQRLR; the protein is encoded by the coding sequence ATGAGCGACCTCAAGCTTACAGCCGTGCGCAAGTCCTACGGCAATGTCGAAGTGATCAAGGGCGTAGACCTCGCCATCAAGGCGAAGGAGTTCGTGGTTTTCGTCGGCCCCTCGGGCTGCGGCAAGTCGACCCTGCTGCGCATGATCGCGGGCCTCGAGCAGATTACCGGCGGCGACCTCGAGATCGGCGGTCAGCGCATGAACGATGTCGATCCGTCCAAGCGCGGCATCGCCATGGTGTTCCAGACCTATGCGCTCTATCCGCATATGACGGTGCGCGAGAATATGGGCTTTGCCCTGCGCTTTGCCGGCGTTGCCAAGGACCAGATCGCCAAGCAGGTCGATGTGGCCGCCGGTATCCTGGCGCTCGGGCCCCTGCTCGATCGTTATCCCAAGCAGTTGTCGGGCGGCCAACGCCAGCGCGTTGCCATCGGTCGGGCCATCGTGCGCAACCCGCAGGTGTTCCTGTTCGACGAACCGCTGTCGAACCTTGACGCCGAACTGCGCGTGCATATGCGCATCGAAATTGCGCGCCTGCACAAGGAGCTGCAGACCACCATCATCTACGTGACGCATGACCAGGTCGAAGCCATGACCCTGGCCGACACCATCGTGGTCATGCGCGATGGCATCATCGAACAGGTAGGCCGTCCGCTCGATCTCTACGATGATCCGGCGAACCAGTTTGTCGCCGGCTTCATCGGCTCGCCGCAAATGAACTTCCTCCAGGCGACCGTCGTGGAGACGACGGCTGGCGGGGTCACAATCGAACTGACCAACCATGGCAAGGCCCGGATAACCCTGCCCGTTGCCGGTGGCGCAGTTGGCGATCGCGTGACACTGGGCGTCCGCGCCGAGCACTTTGGCGAGGCGGGTACCGGCGGCACCGACATCGCGCTCAGCATCGACGTGGCCGAACATCTGGGGTCCACCAGCTACCTTTATGCCAATGGCGGTGGCGAGTCGCTGGTTGTCGAGCGCGAAGAGTTGCGTCACGAGATCGGCAAGGAAAACATCACCGTTTCGATCAGCCCCAAGCAAGCCTATCTCTTCGACAGCAAGGGCCAGCGCCTACGTTGA
- a CDS encoding carbohydrate ABC transporter permease, translating into MTNPIALLGRAATYLLLSLAAFVSIFPFFWMIVGASNTSADIIRGKGSPGVALWDNIVKFFNSFDMVRVLFNSFLLAGLGTALTLLVTSMAGYGFEMFRSRFREKVFGGLLLMLSIPFAALMIPLFVLMAQFKIINTYQAVLLPSIASIFIIFYFRQATKAFPSELRDAARIDGLKEWQIFLFVYIPVMRSTYAAATIIVFMAQWNNYLWPLIVLQTNEMKTLTLVVATLTSGYTPDWGVIMFGAICATFPTLVIFFLLQRRFVEGMLGAVK; encoded by the coding sequence ATGACCAATCCAATCGCCCTTCTCGGCCGCGCGGCCACCTACCTGCTGCTTTCCCTGGCAGCCTTCGTCTCGATCTTTCCCTTCTTCTGGATGATCGTCGGCGCCTCCAATACCTCCGCCGATATCATCCGCGGCAAGGGGTCGCCGGGCGTTGCCCTGTGGGACAATATCGTCAAGTTCTTCAACTCGTTCGACATGGTGCGCGTGCTGTTCAACTCGTTCCTGTTGGCCGGGCTCGGCACGGCGCTGACGCTGCTGGTGACATCGATGGCCGGCTACGGCTTCGAGATGTTCCGCTCCCGCTTCCGCGAAAAGGTCTTCGGCGGCCTGCTGCTGATGCTGTCCATCCCGTTCGCGGCGCTGATGATCCCGCTCTTCGTGCTGATGGCACAATTCAAGATCATCAACACCTACCAGGCCGTGCTGTTGCCCAGCATCGCCTCGATCTTCATCATCTTCTACTTCCGCCAGGCCACCAAGGCGTTTCCCAGCGAGCTGCGCGATGCCGCCCGCATCGACGGGCTCAAGGAATGGCAGATTTTCCTCTTCGTCTACATTCCGGTGATGCGGTCCACCTATGCGGCCGCGACCATCATCGTGTTCATGGCACAGTGGAACAATTACCTCTGGCCGTTGATCGTGCTGCAGACCAACGAGATGAAAACCCTCACTCTCGTGGTGGCAACGCTCACCTCTGGCTACACGCCGGACTGGGGTGTCATCATGTTCGGGGCGATCTGCGCCACCTTCCCCACACTCGTCATTTTCTTCTTGCTCCAGCGCCGCTTCGTTGAAGGCATGCTGGGCGCGGTCAAATAA
- a CDS encoding carbohydrate ABC transporter permease, with product MPALVLLGIFMVYPILWSLWMSFQVGRGMNFSFGGLTNIMRLTQDPVFIRALTNNFLFLAIQVPIMLVLALFFANALNDSKLWGRGFFRTAIFLPCVTSLVAYSVIFKSIFGLEGIANQSLLFLHVIENPINWLSDPFWARFVVIAAITWRWTGYNMIFYLAAMQNIDRSMYEAARIDGVPGWARFWYITVPLLKPVILFTSVTSTIGTLQLFDEVNLLTMGGPSDSTMTLSLYIYNLSFRFMPSFGYAATVSYVIVVLVGLLSLIQFMVARDRRA from the coding sequence ATGCCGGCATTGGTTCTGCTGGGCATTTTTATGGTCTACCCGATCCTGTGGTCGCTCTGGATGAGCTTCCAGGTCGGTCGCGGCATGAATTTCAGCTTCGGCGGACTCACCAACATCATGCGTCTGACGCAGGATCCGGTGTTCATCCGCGCACTCACCAACAACTTCCTGTTCCTGGCGATCCAGGTCCCGATCATGCTGGTGCTGGCGCTGTTTTTCGCCAATGCGCTCAATGACAGCAAACTGTGGGGTCGCGGCTTCTTCCGGACAGCGATTTTCCTGCCTTGCGTGACCTCGCTGGTCGCCTATTCAGTCATCTTCAAATCGATCTTCGGGCTGGAGGGCATCGCCAACCAGTCGCTGCTGTTCCTGCATGTGATCGAGAATCCCATCAACTGGCTCTCCGATCCGTTCTGGGCCCGCTTCGTGGTCATCGCGGCCATCACCTGGCGCTGGACCGGCTACAACATGATCTTCTACCTGGCGGCGATGCAGAACATTGACCGCTCCATGTATGAAGCGGCCAGGATCGACGGCGTCCCGGGTTGGGCGCGCTTCTGGTACATCACGGTGCCGCTGCTGAAGCCGGTCATCCTGTTCACCTCAGTCACCTCGACAATCGGCACGCTGCAGCTCTTCGATGAGGTCAACCTCCTCACTATGGGTGGCCCATCGGATTCTACGATGACCCTGTCGCTCTACATCTACAATCTGAGCTTCAGGTTCATGCCAAGCTTCGGCTATGCGGCCACCGTCAGCTACGTCATCGTGGTCCTCGTGGGACTGCTCAGCCTCATTCAGTTCATGGTGGCCAGGGATCGTCGCGCATGA